The following are encoded in a window of Dryobates pubescens isolate bDryPub1 chromosome 25, bDryPub1.pri, whole genome shotgun sequence genomic DNA:
- the SELPLG gene encoding P-selectin glycoprotein ligand 1 has translation MALGQAVLVLLVLSTFWACRAVPPLEPGQQRGVQWLWGATKQGQAEPLALSRRRRDDGGQQPPASTPGHSHAASTPGHSHAATTPGHSHAATMPGHSHAATTPGHSHAATTLPSSTQTDSLEPNLTLGSVPPPAPATNASLQRGLVVPTTGGLQDETDSPEPGLLLSSVPSTDAALPWAPGVPTTTDAEDETDSPHPELTLSSAPPPPPATTASLRQGLAVPAATDPEDETDSPDPDPPLGSVPPPAPSTQAAPRRSFTTVLGLSPPSKEGAAGGDADGSSMTSPALGATTTGHKVKKSSSPAAPTPSAPWHTKAQGTAGPRPWEPGRAVGTCLLAVLLLALAAATFMVCAGVLGALLWRRARTARRQISHTEMICISSLLPDSEVPANGTGAARRPKTLLDPGSELDGDNLTLSSFLPDHS, from the coding sequence AtggccctgggccaggctgtgctggtgctgctggtgctgagcaccttTTGGGCATGCAGGGCCGTGCCACCActggagccaggccagcagcgTGGCGTGCAGTGGCTCTGGGGGGCGACCaagcagggccaggctgagcccctggcactctCCCGCAGGAGAAGGGACGAtggtgggcagcagccccctgccagcacgCCGGGGCACAGCCATGCTGCCAGCACGCCGGGGCACAGCCACGCTGCCACCACGCCGGGGCACAGCCACGCTGCCACcatgccagggcacagccacgcTGCCACCACgccagggcacagccacgcTGCCACCacgctgcccagcagcactcagacTGATTCCCTTGAGCCCAACCTGACGCTGGGCTCTGTGCCACCACCGGCTCCTGCCACCAACGCCAGCCTGCAGCGGGGGCTCGTTGTGCCAACCACAGGGGGCCTGCAGGATGAGACAGACTCTCCTGAGCctggcctgctgctgagctccgtACCCAGCACCGACGccgctctgccctgggcaccggGGGTGCCAACCACGACAGATGCAGAGGATGAAACCGATTCCCCGCACCCTGAGCTGACGCTGAGCTCCGCGCCACCGCCACCGcctgccaccactgccagcctgcGGCAGGGGCTCGCGGTGCCAGCCGCGACGGACCCAGAGGACGAGACAGATTCCCCCGATCCTGACCCGCCGCTGGGCTCtgtgccacccccagcacccagcacacaggCAGCCCCCCGGAGGAGCTTCACCACCGTCCTTGGGCTCTCGCCGCCCAGCAAGGAGGGGGCGGCAGGCGGTGACGCGGACGGCAGCTCGATGACGTCCCCGGCCCTCGGCGCCACCACCACGGGCCACAAGGTGAAGAAATCCAGCTCTCCGGCCGCGCCGACTCCTTCAGCCCCTTGGCACACGAAGGCCCAGGGGACCGCAGGGCCGCGGCCCTGGGAGCCCGGCAGGGCGGTGGGCACATGCCTGCTGgccgtgctgctgctggcactggcgGCTGCCACCTTCATGGTGTGCGCGGGGGTGCTGGGCGCCCTGCTGTGGCGCCGGGCGCGGACGGCACGGCGCCAGATCAGCCACACCGAGATGATTTgcatctcctccctgctgcccgaCAGCGAGGTACCCGCCAACGGCACCGGGGCTGCCCGGCGCCCCAAGACGCTGCTCGACCCTGGCTCCGAGCTGGATGGTGACAACCTGActctcagcagcttcctgccaGACCACTCTTGA
- the TMEM119 gene encoding transmembrane protein 119 yields the protein MAARPALGSRPLVLALVVLAAAEAAAPRRAAVLPEAVGSGDGEEVPATPPGRRLTPGSSPTVGTAAGTAVTNSSAPGGLLEGLADFFKEYMLLVVVVGSLAFVLLFIICAAVIVRQKHKASAYYPSSFPKKKYVDQRDKVGGPRDFTEVPEKAPDPGAEEPLDGNQQLQADILAAAQNLKSPAKASLANGPQGEQRPPREEEEEEEEGSKKQGDEQPAAEPAPQNPGAEEAAAATGAGGKGDAAVPQDGPVAPPGI from the coding sequence ATGGCGGCGAGGCCAGCGCTGGGCTCCCGGCCGCTGGTGCTGGCGTTGGTGGTGCTGGCCGCGGCAGAAGCGGCGGCGCCCCGGCGGGCGGCCGTGCTGCCCGAGGCGGTGGGCAGCGGGGACGGCGAGGAGGTGCCGGCCACGCCGCCCGGCCGCCGCCTGACGCCGGGCAGCAGCCCCACCGTGGGGACCGCCGCGGGGACGGCCGTCACCAACAGCTCGGCGCCGGGGGgcctgctggaggggctggcgGACTTCTTTAAGGAGTacatgctgctggtggtggtggtgggctcGCTGGCCTTCgtcctcctcttcatcatctGCGCCGCCGTCATCGTGCGGCAGAAGCACAAAGCCTCCGCCTACTACCCGTCCTCCTTCCCCAAGAAGAAGTACGTGGACCAGCGGGACAAGGTGGGGGGGCCGCGGGATTTCACCGAGGTGCCCGAGAAAGCCCCCGACCCCGGCGCTGAGGAGCCCCTCGACGgcaaccagcagctgcaggcggACATCCTCGCCGCTGCCCAGAACCTCAAATCCCCCGCCAAGGCATCGCTGGCCAACGGCCCCCAGGGGGAGCAGAGACCCCCccgagaggaggaggaggaagaagaggaaggaagcaaaaagcagggtgatgagcaacctgctgctgagcccgcACCCCAAAATCCAGGCGCTGAGGAAGCAGCGGCTGCAACAGGAGCCGGGGGGAAAGGGGATGCTGCCGTGCCCCAGGACGGCCCTGTGGCTCCCCCTGGCATCTAG
- the ISCU gene encoding iron-sulfur cluster assembly enzyme ISCU: MAALRAAGAALLRPGRGEAVTRLGYHKKVVDHYENPRNVGSLDRNAKNVGTGLVGAPACGDVMKLQVEVDEHGKIVDARFKTFGCGSAIASSSLATEWVKGKTVDEALKIKNTDIAKELCLPPVKLHCSMLAEDAIKAALADYKLKQDPNKGEAEKEANQA, encoded by the exons ATGGCGGCGCTGagggcggcgggggcggcgtTGCTGCGGCCCGGGCGCGGGGAGGCGGTGACCAGGCTGGGCTACCACAAGAAG GTGGTGGATCACTACGAGAACCCACGCAACGTTGGCTCCCTCGACCGCAACGCCAAGAACGTGGGCACCGGCCTGGTGGGCGCCCCGGCCTGCGGCGACGTCATGAAGCTGCAG GTGGAGGTGGATGAGCACGGGAAGATCGTGGACGCCCGGTTCAAAACCTTCGGCTGCGGGTCGGCGATAGCGTCGAGTTCGCTGGCCACGGAGTGGGTCAAAGGGAAGACG GTTGATGAAGCCCTGAAGATCAAGAACACAGATATAGCCAAAGagctctgccttcccccagTCAAACTGCACTGCTCCA TGCTGGCCGAAGACGCCATCAAGGCTGCCTTGGCCGACTACAAGCTGAAGCAGGATCCAAACAAAggggaggcagagaaggaagcCAACCAGGCCTGA